Proteins from a single region of Chloroherpeton thalassium ATCC 35110:
- a CDS encoding SCO family protein, which yields MGKSVLWGIVFLLFVSFVYFFTSQMMGGGGSGQLSIVAKLPEFSLQTADGELFERKDLNEKISVVNFFYTKCPDSCTEQNAQIEELQKTFAHMQKVQFLSISIQPEADSVAALKRYSEKFGKAGKTRIWLTGEPEKVKQLIENGFLLSMKNWPEKYSKKFVLLDDEARICGFYASGSPEILNILKSHIWELSGKAGE from the coding sequence ATGGGAAAATCAGTTCTTTGGGGTATAGTCTTTCTCTTGTTTGTGTCGTTCGTCTATTTCTTTACTTCGCAAATGATGGGCGGCGGTGGAAGTGGCCAGCTCTCGATTGTGGCTAAATTGCCTGAGTTTTCGCTGCAAACAGCAGACGGTGAGTTATTTGAACGAAAGGATTTGAATGAAAAAATCTCTGTGGTGAATTTCTTTTATACAAAATGCCCCGACTCTTGCACGGAACAAAATGCGCAGATCGAGGAATTGCAAAAGACTTTTGCGCATATGCAAAAAGTCCAGTTCCTTTCGATTTCGATTCAGCCAGAGGCAGATTCCGTTGCGGCGCTAAAAAGATATTCGGAAAAATTTGGCAAGGCGGGGAAGACTCGCATTTGGCTCACCGGAGAACCTGAAAAGGTCAAGCAGTTGATTGAAAACGGTTTTTTGCTCTCGATGAAAAATTGGCCGGAAAAGTATAGCAAAAAATTCGTCTTATTGGACGACGAAGCCCGCATTTGCGGATTTTATGCAAGCGGCAGCCCAGAAATTTTGAATATTTTAAAAAGCCATATTTGGGAACTGAGCGGCAAGGCGGGGGAGTAA
- a CDS encoding COX15/CtaA family protein yields MNVSSFRKLLIVTTAATYLLIFIGGLVRVTGAGLACPDWPTCFGSWLPPLDVSAIPAGDSTANFSALLVLLEYLNRLFTALVALLIIFTAVLGFQSLKSAPRLILALFGAVVLYGVQIWLSGEIVRTALNPFLVTLHFIISLVVGSMLTFVTVRAYYMETPSEESRSAYPENSHLVLLFLWFFAIFQIGLGTRVREKIEIVSRLLPDLTKKEWLAEIGSMSYIHGVTGVIECVATWFFGYWLLKKSKEPSALVSNTMNGVMGLMLAQILLGVALVMVGLPAFVQLLHQWGSSLYIGLLLVLFTAFWTKRNSAIQTN; encoded by the coding sequence ATGAATGTATCATCGTTTCGAAAGCTGCTAATTGTTACAACTGCGGCAACCTACTTGCTCATTTTCATCGGCGGATTGGTTCGCGTGACGGGCGCCGGTTTGGCTTGCCCGGATTGGCCAACCTGTTTCGGTTCATGGCTGCCGCCGCTCGATGTGTCTGCAATTCCTGCTGGAGACAGCACTGCCAATTTTAGCGCTCTTTTGGTTTTGCTGGAATATCTCAATCGGCTGTTTACGGCGCTCGTCGCCCTGCTCATAATTTTCACAGCGGTGTTGGGCTTTCAAAGTTTGAAAAGCGCGCCGCGTTTAATTCTTGCGCTTTTTGGCGCGGTCGTTTTGTATGGCGTTCAGATATGGCTCAGTGGCGAAATTGTTCGCACGGCGCTAAATCCATTTTTGGTCACGCTTCACTTTATCATTTCGCTCGTTGTCGGAAGCATGCTCACCTTTGTCACCGTTCGGGCTTATTACATGGAAACGCCAAGTGAGGAAAGCCGTTCGGCTTATCCCGAAAACTCGCACTTGGTACTGCTGTTCTTGTGGTTTTTTGCGATTTTCCAGATTGGGCTCGGCACGCGCGTTCGCGAAAAAATTGAAATCGTCAGCCGGCTGTTGCCAGACTTAACCAAAAAAGAATGGCTCGCCGAGATCGGTTCGATGAGCTACATTCACGGCGTCACTGGCGTGATCGAGTGCGTGGCCACTTGGTTTTTCGGCTATTGGCTTTTGAAAAAAAGCAAAGAGCCTTCGGCGCTCGTGAGCAATACGATGAACGGCGTCATGGGCTTGATGTTGGCGCAAATTCTGCTTGGCGTTGCGCTCGTGATGGTCGGTTTGCCTGCATTCGTGCAGCTTTTGCATCAGTGGGGCTCAAGCCTATACATCGGGTTGTTGCTGGTCTTATTTACCGCATTCTGGACAAAGCGCAATTCCGCAATTCAAACAAATTAA